Proteins from one Candidatus Kryptobacter tengchongensis genomic window:
- a CDS encoding RNA polymerase sigma-70 factor, ECF subfamily gives MESLEDLIREIKNDDENAFRKFFLMFYDDVLRFLYFYTGDKSVAEDLTQDTFVNFWKARDRIDVSQNPKNYLFKVARNLAINYIKRQKEEGKVTAEESNLTQLPDAESFELRDVIIEAISELPDRCREVFILSRYTSLTHKEIAELLGISLQTVKNHISKAINHLRRRLASYLNK, from the coding sequence ATGGAAAGTTTAGAGGATCTTATACGCGAGATAAAAAATGATGATGAGAATGCGTTCAGAAAGTTTTTTCTTATGTTTTATGATGATGTGTTAAGATTTTTATATTTTTATACTGGTGATAAAAGTGTGGCGGAGGATCTCACACAGGATACCTTTGTAAATTTTTGGAAAGCACGTGATAGGATTGATGTATCACAAAATCCAAAGAATTATCTTTTTAAAGTAGCAAGGAATTTAGCTATAAACTATATAAAAAGGCAAAAAGAGGAAGGTAAGGTAACAGCTGAAGAAAGCAACCTTACCCAACTGCCTGATGCTGAGAGCTTTGAACTAAGAGATGTTATTATTGAAGCAATTAGTGAATTACCAGACAGATGTAGAGAAGTTTTTATCCTTTCAAGATATACAAGTTTAACTCATAAGGAGATAGCTGAATTGTTGGGGATTTCCCTTCAAACGGTGAAAAATCATATAAGCAAAGCCATAAACCATTTGCGGAGGAGATTAGCGTCCTATCTTAATAAGTGA